One Aegilops tauschii subsp. strangulata cultivar AL8/78 chromosome 2, Aet v6.0, whole genome shotgun sequence genomic window, AGAAAGAattatatgctttagtgcgagtatTGCATGTTTGGGAGCATTATCTTCACCCACATGAATTTGTCATACACACCGATCATGAGACACTGAAGTACCTTAAAGGTCAAACCAAGTTGAATAAACggcatgctaaatggagtgaatttattgaatcttttccttatgtgatcaagtacatgaagggtaaagaaaatgtcgTGTCGGATGCTCTTTCCCGCAAATGCATGTTAGTTATTGAACTTGCATTGAATGTTATTGGCTTTGAGCATGTTAAAGATCTTTATGCACACGATCCTACGTTTGCGAATCCTTATGCCAAATGTCTTGCTAACACTTGTTGGGAGAACTATTATCTCAAGAATGGCTACCTTATGCGCACTAACAAGCTTTGTATACCGGAGTCTTCGCTTCGTTTGCTACTTTCACAAGAGGCCCACGACGGAGGACTTATGGGACATTTTGGGCGCGACAAGACCTTTGCCACACTCTCCTTCAAGTACTTTTGTCCAAAGATGTTCCGCGACGTGGCACGCTTCACCAACaaatgctctacatgtcgcaaagctaagtcacaATCTCAATCTCATGGTTTACATATGCCACTACCAATTCCGTATAACCATGGTAAGATATTAGTATGGatttttgtgcttggtttgcctaggactcaaaaatggaaaggattccatatttgttgttgtggaccgattctaaaaaatggcacatttcatcccatgcaataagatagacgatgcttcacatgttgcaaatctctTTTGTATCGAAATCTTGAGGTTGCATGGAGTGCCAAGGACCATCGTGTCGGACCGCGATGTCAAGTTCCTAAGCAACTTTTGGAAGACAATATGCGCCAAGCTCGGCATCAAGCTACTATTCTCGACGGCCTATCATCCCCAAACCGATGGCTAAACGGAAGTCACCAACCGGACGCTGTCTACTCTCCTATgtgtgttgataaagaagaacatcaaggagtgggaggaatgcttacccatcgccgagtacgcctacaatcgaGCTCGGCACTCTACTActggcaagtcccccttcgaggttgtCTACGTCTTGAACCCactgtccccattggacattctacctcttgCGCAAACATGGATGCAAGTGCAAGGGCAAGCTTTCTCAAGAAGATACATGAAGATACAAGGGCAACGATCGAGCGTCAAGTACATCGCATTTCCACCAAGCTCCACATCAACAAGACACCAATGGTGTTCCAACTGGGAGATCTCGTATGGCTTCAtcttcgcaaggaccgcttccccaacgagcgcaagtccaagctactaccaccagtcgatggacccttcaaggtgctagcacgctacaacgacaacacctacaagatcgacatcccacgccacaagtacaatgtaagCAACATCTTCAATGTCAAGGACTTGGCCAAGTACCATGCTGATGAAGATCACGATCCGCggacggatctctcccaagggggggatatgatgcggagcatccttcaATCATCCCCATGGACTCTACACCAACACATCAAGCACCACGTCGGCCTATGACAAGAGTTCGAGCACGCGCAATGGAAACCGAGTTGAACTCCTTCCTACTTGACATGCATATGGACACAAATGGGACTTGGTTGCTACCTCACCAAAATGCACTATGTATCATTAGGTACGAAGGGGAACATTCCCAAGCAGCTAAGGAGCATCACCAAGGAGTAGGAGAAGCACCCCAAGgacttgaggaagaagaaggaagcacAAAGGAGTAGGACAGGAAGTCCTAGGCGACCGTGTGCGCACGAGCCCCCGAGACCCGTGCCCACGGGCTACACAGGGAGCTACGGCTGTAGCACCCCGTGCGCACAGGCCCTACAGCATGGATGACTGAGTTCGGGTTTTGGGCCTCCACTTCATCCACCTCGCCCCAAACCTATATATTTCGTACCTAGGGTTATGTTTAGGGTTAGCAAAGACATGTGTGAGATATTtgagagctttgctccttctaCCACTCCATTGGAGATCAAGGCCTCTTAGGAGAGGATCCACTTGTGGATTTCAAGACCTCTTGGAGAAGACTAtcatcatcaagacctcatctctTAGGAGCGGGAAGAACTTTACCTAATGCTTGTTTCCTTTGACTGTTCATGTACTCTCGTGGATCTATGTGTTTGCtattctagtggatgtgtgattgggtTTTGTTGGAGTGAATCCTCTTTGTGTTCTTGGTGTTCATCCCTTTTttccctccaagtgtgaaaagaccCATCTTAGGGTTTCATCCTACAACAGAACGTTTCCTCTTAGTGACGCACGTTTCCGGAAGGCCTGGAAAAATTTTGGAAAAAATGCGAACACCAATGTAAGTCTAAAACTTGAACTTTGTTGGATTAAAGATatcactgtcctcctaaccatccaactaCATGTTGGTTCGCCATAAATCCTCTTTTTATCTATATGAAATGACAGTGCCGTCGTCTAACAAAAGAGGCTAGCTCAAGTGAAGTGCATGAACATGCTCTCAAAATTAATGGCCCGCTTATATATTTATATCAATGGCTCTTTACCTTTATTTCTATTAGTCTTAAATTATCGCAAATAATAAGTACCATACGTGTGGCACAATGCACTCCAGCCCTGACGTTTTTTAAAACTAAAGTTGCCATCTGAAAAAAAAAACTTACCATCCCAAAAAGAAGTTGCCATGCTTGACCATTAAAGTTGTCATACTTGCATCACTAAATTTGCCGTGAAAAACATTCGAAGTTGTCATGTGTTTGTAGCACACATGTGGCACTTATCATGGTTCTAAATTATTTACCTGTTAATTTATAATACATACTGTAAAATTTCCAGACAATTCAAATCAAAAGGAAGGTAAAACGAAGAAAGTGTCCACAGACAATTTTGTGAACATTCATGGGGGATCAATATCATGAGTAGGCGAGGAAGAAACAATAACAGAAGCTAAAATATAAACCGACACCCTGGGTTTAGATTACTAGatacacacacaaacacacattGTTGCCTCGATTGTTTCCTCTCCACCGATCAACCCACGTACGCATGCACACAAGATGAGTATCTTCACTTCTGCTCTGCTCTAGTTAGACTCGAGCTGCGCGTACCACACACCCTGGATCTTGACATCCTTGGGCGCCTTGGCGCCGAGGTCGGTGTCTGACGGCTGCACGCTCTCGAAGACGCCGATCACCTCGCCGGTCTCCGGCTTGCTCTTGGTGACGCTGAGCGTGATGTTGCCCGTGGAGGAGGACGCGTTCTTCACGTTCTCCTTGGCCAACTCCTCCTCGTCTCCTCTGCCTCCGGCGGGTAGCGCCACGGCGTTGTCGTAGCCAGTAGAGCCACCACGGCCCTTTGGGTCGAGGAAAGACGAACCCCTGTAGCTGGGCACGAGGAAGGGCCCGCTGAAGCTCTCGGGCTTGCCGGTGGCGACGAGCTGCTTGACGGTGAAGAGGAAGGGCACGCGCTCGCCTCCGGGGAGCTGCACGGTGACGGCCGCGTAGTCGATGCCGTCCTTCTCCTCGAACTTGAGGGTGCCGTCGGCGCCGACCTCGAGCGGGCCTTCCATCTCGTCAAGGGTGTAGGTGAGACGGGTCATGAGCTTGGTCTTCTGGAAGGCCGGCGGCTCGTTCTTCTGGATGCCCTCGGCCTTGACGGTGAAGGAGGTGGGCTCCAGGCAGAACTTCTTCATCTCGTACTTGCCGGCCTTGAAGGGGAAGGAGTCGACGCCGCCGTCGATGGTCGGGCACTGGTTCGCGGTGCCGGTACCCTTCACCTCCATGTAGGTCTTGCTCTGGATCTCGTCGAAGGTCAGCCTCTTGGGCGCCCCCTCCGCGCTCGCGCCCTGCACCCACGCGCGTCACTCTAGCTAGCTGGACTGGACAGGAGTAAAAGGCCATGGACGGGAATAGAATGGATTAGTCAGCTTACGGAGACGAGGAGGGCAGAGGTGGCGAGGGCGAAGCCGGCCATCTTGGCGGCGTCGGCGCACTTGCTTGCGACCTCCCTGATGTCGGACTGCAGGGAGCAGGTGATCCTGGCGCCAGCGTCGACGCCGAACGCCCGGGCGACGTGCGACGACGGTCGCGCGGAGGAGGCCCGGCCGCCGATCTTGGCCGGCATCAGCGTGGCCGCGGCTTGGAGAGACGCTGCCATGTTGGTCGGTGGCTTGGTACGCGGGAGGATCGATCCCACTCGTGGTTGAGAGGCGTGTTGTCAGGGCAGGCAAGTGTTATCTATGCGAGGCGCGGATAAGAGACGGCCTCCCATTGGTGGCTTCCGGATAAGAGTATCCATTTGTTCCCATGCACGCATACGCACCAGCCAGTCATTCCGAGAGCTCCTCGCTGGCGCCTTATGCGCCAGCAAACGAACCCAGCGCCCACGGGCCTGGTCATGTGGGCTGGCCCAAAAACGAGCCGCGCAGCTCGTTCAACGTGCGTCTTTCGACCATCGCTTCCTGTTTCTAACACAAAAGGACGATCGCATCGTGGTTCACTTCTCGTGGTTGTCCGGTCAACTGTTGATCGCTAGCTCCTTTTCCTTCGTGCACCTTTTGTTCCTtcgttttttttttctttttttttctgttGCTTTGTTCACAAATCTCAAGAACACATGGAACTGAAAAAAATTACGAATTTCAAAAACAGTTCACTAATTTAAAAAGGTTCATCAATTCTAAGAAAAGTTAATCAAAATTTGAACACAAAAATTGGGAAAAGTTCATCTAAGTTGAAAAAAAttcatcggatttgaaaaaaagttcatcggatttgaaaaaagttcatcggatttgaaaaaaagttcatagGATTTGAAAAAGTTCGTCGAATTTGACaaaaagttcatcgagttcgacaaaaagttcatcaaattaaAAACAAGTTCACCGatttttggaaaaagttcatcgaatttgaaaaaagttcaccggTTTTTTTGGTCGCCTttgaaaaagttcacgaattttaagaaagagaaaaaacaaaactagaaaaaaagaaagaaaactgGAAAAACAGATGCCTTTCGAGTCGCGGCAGGCGCACCTTTTTTTGGGGTTTTCAAGAAACAAACAGCAAAGCAGGATGGGCCGGCCCGCTATGAAACCAAGTGTAAACGGGTGTGTGCGCCCTGTACGAAATGGCCTGTATAGGATTCAGCTGTCATTCCCCCTCTGCCGATCCAGCACCAGCCACAAGATTGGGCCGCGCCCAAAGCGCGCGCCGGCGCACTTGGCCCGTCGCTATCACCGTCCTTGCAGCCCGTACTCATCATTGTCAGCTGACCAGCTGCGAAGCCGCTATTGTGCCACGCACCAGCTGCTCGGCACGGCCGAGGTGCAGTGATCTTTGCCGCCATCCAGCACGAGGCACTTGGGGCTGGACCAAAAGCTTGTAGCTCGCGAGCTTAATGAGCGCTCAATAGTTCAGCTCGTTAAGTTCGGAGCTCGTTTCTTAATGAATAAAGTCAATCATTGATTTCAGCTCGTTAAGCTTAACGTGCTTAACGAACGAGCTAACGAGTTTAACGAGTAGCTCGTTAAGCTCGTTAGTAACAACATAACACATATTTTCATCTTACGTGATAAACTTTTTGTAGTATTTTAACCCATCATTTCAATCTGAAAAAAGTCCAAAACAAACCTTCAATTTGTAGGCGAAAGCTAAACCAAACCCCGAACTCCCAATCCCTGAAATGAGCACACCAAACTCTCTAATTCCGGTCTATTTTAAACCTGGCAGGACGTAGCCGGGATTTGCTCAATTGGGCCGGCCCAGTAGCGCAGTTACTCGCGCAAGCGAACTAATCTGGTTTTtcttagtttttttctttttcgttttcttttcatttttttatttttacaCATGACTAAATTTCTCTGTACCCAATGTACATTTTTAACACACACATTAAATATTTTTGGATAACCTTTTGATATTTTCAAATACATTATGTACATTTTTAAATTAAATGTTTTCAAAACTTTTTGAATACATGGTAATATTTTTCTAAATACATGTTTTACATTTTCTTAATGGCAATAAACATTTAATAAGACTACACGAACACTCTTTTACATGGTTCAACATTTTTAAATTTGCTTACACTTTTTTCAAGGACATGGTACATATATTATGTTAAGGTTATGACACATTTTTTTACATCACGCAAACATATTTTTACATTATACATACCTTTTTTTTTAAATGTCACAAACACATTTTTTGAAACTCCTGAACATTCTTGAAATGTTAAATTTTTTTGAATGTacaaaacattttttgaatcacACGAATATTATTATACATTGTATAAACATTTGGATTGGCCCatacatttttttaaacttgTGGTATTTTTTAgatgtcacaaaatattttcaggTTTCAGGAAATGTTTATGTATCAAAAAGTGTCTGCACTTTAAAATTTTGTTCAGGTTGCAGAAAAAATTTATGTTTCAAAAAGGGTTTGCACTTTAAAATTTTATTCAGGTTGCAAAAAATGTTTATAAAGGTGCTCACTTTTTCAAAGTTGATGGTTTTTTAAAAGTATTCGAAATTTCAAAAAGAGTTCGCACTTTATAAAATGTTCAACGATTTCATAAACATATACATTTTCAATACTTGTTTGCCCCTAAAAAATGTTTTCAAAGTTCGACGCTTTGGTTTCTGATTAAATATTCTGGGTCTCTGACTATGTCAGTCATAGTCGTTTGCTGTAGTGGCTACCAGGTCCCAAGTTCGACTCCACGACATGTTTTTTTGTTTTGGAATTATTACGTCGCCCgttaagaaaaagaaagaaagaatttTTACGTCGCATGTTAAGGAAAAAAAACTCGCTTCACGTCTGGTGGGTGGCCCAGTCGAGTTCACTGCCAACAATccaaaacattttttaaataaattatttATGAAATAATTTACTAAATTCCAAAAACACTATTTTAAAAATGTGACACAATTTTGAAAATACAAAACATTTTTAAAGCATGTGAAAAACTGTTggaattctgaacattttttgacaAATGTGAAAATTGCGAACTGTTTTTAAACATGCTAGAGTTTCAAAATTCCAACCGTTTAAAAAACACGAAACAAATTGAATTTGTGTGAACAATAGAAAACAGGAACAGTTTTAACTTCTGAACAATTTCAGAAATGTGCAGGCATTTTTTAAACCTCACGAATTCTTGTTGTGTTATAGTGGGCCGGCCCAAATTCTTGTCCGTGAAAGTAGCTGGTAATCCCGGCCGGGATTGTAGTATTCCCAGTGTGCCAAACAGGTATCGGGTCCAAAATAGACCGGAATTATAAGTTCAGAGTGCCAATTTCTGGGATTCAAAGTTCAGGGTTTGATTTAGCTTTCGTCTACAACTTCAAGGTTTATTTTGGACTTTTTCCTTTCAATCTAATTGACATATGAGGCAACAAACTAGTGCATTTCTTTTTGTAGTCACCATATTTTATCTTAAAAACCGGACCTACACATTCATCATGTATATCACAACACATTATAATCTGTTGACGAGCGCTCACGATCTTAACGAGCTTCAAACGAGCCGAGCCGAGCAATGTTTTCTGCTCGTTAATCTTAACGAGCTTAACGAGCCGAGCCTTAACGAGCACGAGCTTAACGAGTATGAGCTTAACGAGCCGAGTTGCTCGTTAGTCCACCCCTACGCACAGCGTGTTCCCTTAAGCCATGAATGGACATCCGCCATGAATGCCATTGTGCGGAACCGCCCATGCCGCCGGCCTGGCTTTAGGACCTCCATCCTCAGTCCGTGCTCTGAACGGCCTGGCTTTAGTGGCGCAATCACCACGAACGCCACGGCTACGCACTCA contains:
- the LOC109772509 gene encoding oxygen-evolving enhancer protein 1, chloroplastic; translated protein: MAASLQAAATLMPAKIGGRASSARPSSHVARAFGVDAGARITCSLQSDIREVASKCADAAKMAGFALATSALLVSGASAEGAPKRLTFDEIQSKTYMEVKGTGTANQCPTIDGGVDSFPFKAGKYEMKKFCLEPTSFTVKAEGIQKNEPPAFQKTKLMTRLTYTLDEMEGPLEVGADGTLKFEEKDGIDYAAVTVQLPGGERVPFLFTVKQLVATGKPESFSGPFLVPSYRGSSFLDPKGRGGSTGYDNAVALPAGGRGDEEELAKENVKNASSSTGNITLSVTKSKPETGEVIGVFESVQPSDTDLGAKAPKDVKIQGVWYAQLESN